aaatatttacaatgctGGTTGTTTTTGTATTCAGACTGTTCCACGCTGTTGCAGCAAAAGgtggttattttaaaacattgttttacagTTTTCTCAGTTAACAGCACCATCTGTTGCagagatttgtaattaattttgatgttaggttaaaataaatagttggcTTCCTACGCATTTTAAATCTCTGTCTTCTACTacttttcttaaactaatttttcaaacattgcaGAGATTTGCAACTTTTCTAAGCATTGCAGagatttgtaactaattttgatgctaggttaaaataaatagttggcttcctaagcattttaaatctctatcttcttctatttttcttaaactaatttttcaagtCGTAGGTTTATTTTGCGCACCCCCTTTGTTCAATTTCAGTtcgtattctttaaaaaaaataattacaataatacaaTAACAATTACTATATCTTGATACATAACATATGATATTCGTTTTACTCTACCTGTGTGGAATGGATAAGGAGAAGAATATTAGCTGGAGTGCACATTTTCATTTGCGACCAAGAAAGTCCCCGGGCATCAAAAATCATTCGATATCCACAAACTTGTGAAGCGGGAAACTGTATGGAATGAATTAGAATAGCAGCAATAGCTCTAAATAGTTGTTCAAGGTTATCAGAATCAGGATTCCATAAACCTTAGAAAgtaatatcagaaataaaataacaatattacataaaaaaaataatttacaaaactagaaagagaaaaaaaaaattatacaattcgaataacttttgatttactgATTGGATTTTTCAAAGTATTCAATTGCCATCGTGATAGTTCAAGAAGTCCATGTAGGATATAGTCGATGAGTTTTTTATATCTGGACGTAgttcgaaatgcgtgtttacgagAATGGACAACTCTCGAAATAcgtatttatgaaaatggatACTGCAAAAACTACtccttttaagtttttaactcaaatttaacAGCTAAACAGGAAATTGCGTGTTTACCTTTCCTTACTTATTTCATACATGATACTTGATTCATTACTTATTTCATACATTACGGATGTAATTTTTCTGGTGATGTTCTTGTATTCAAAATTCTAAACGATAAAAGTGAGTCTTACTATTCTTAATTCCTATAGcgtatatttataatcattataataaagttacaacctttttaaaacaactgttgactttaaaaatcttgaagaaaaaaaagactaattttaGAAAGTGTACCAAGAGATTTAAGCAAATGGACGAGATTACATTACGAATCTAATTggatttattagtttattcctaaacaaaagaaaaaaatgctcaaaaaagaagtttgaaaatcactatgtttattttcgtaaatatctgcatctattttttaaaacacgcaTTATTAGCtttgaacatttttacaaaCGTGCATTTTGAActttgtccattttcttaaacacacgTTTTAGAGCTTTGTCCATTGTCGAGCTCtgtccaaatttaaaaactcatcgacgaagagttaaaaatattgtgttaattattaatttagttacgAACTAAACACGAAAAATGCGgtttatcttaaaaagaatgttccATTATAaccacccttaatatatatttttagagctCTTGTGGAAAATCCGCCAAAAAGCATATACACATTATggatttacaaatttatatttaggttAGGAAAATACTAAAACGCtattaaactctaaaaaaatttctactgaaaggggagaaaataaacaagaaaaccTGTTATATTGGTGGAAAAACAGATTGGTGTTTAAAGgctattattagaaatattttaagtttcataaaagaatcaaacaggttttgacaTTTTTCCTCAAACATTCCACACTATTGTTTCTttttcgcttaaatattaatttatgacccttaatgattatattttattgctccACTTTTCGACAAGGATTCTAAACTTAATTACAGTAATTACAGAAAACTCAATATATTTTGGATGGATTAaatggattaaatatttttttatttgaatggattaagtatttttttatttgaatggattaaatatttttttatttgaatggattaaatatttttttattattatttttctgcatttttcgGTTATATTTTCACAAACTGTGAAAATCGAAAACGTCATACTGTCAATTATTCGAATCGTTTactacaaagaaaatttcatgattatatcaaaaaaggatttttgaaatatattatattattttaacttatattattatactatatcgtttttattatattatttgaaattatattatattataaattatttattatattattgaaacttatattattttttttaataaaaattgatgtagaacaataacaatgatttaactcaatgaaaattcaatttaataataatttaatttaataattttaattcataataacgcaattaaataataagtgaaaaatatttacatttttaaaacacaaatgttTTTACATTGTATGAACCGTTATTTTTATGCTCAAATAAGTAgaattgaagaaagaaaaaaacgattaaattgttttcaagaaatatcaccataaaaagcaaaatttttattaaagctttCAAAACATCTCAACGATCTTTCTATCAATTCCTTCGAAAGTTGTATCATTATATAGATAAATCTGATATAAAACATCAAAGAAAgccaaaagaaatttaaaaaattaaaatgtcgtGCAAAATCAAACTTACCTTCTTTCtctcaaagaatattttaagtggttgttataaaataatttttagacattatattaattttttaaaagttatgtaatCAATTGAAGCActataaaagttatttgaagaatagattttctttattttaaggaGAAACAAAAACGGAAAGCAACAATACAAAAAtcattgaatgaataaatatgaaatttttcgccttttaagaaaaaaatgtaagtaacgTTCTGAGATTAAAATGTTAGTGATGCAGattctcttaattttatgtcCAACTTAAATGTCCACGTATTCTCTAGGTTGAAAGATGaccttacttatttaaaaaaaaagataaaaaNtataaaaaaaaaaaaaaaaaaaagatttctttttagtcGATATTGGTATATTGGGGTGGGTAAGATTCAAAGAGAGAACATGGAGCAATCTGGAGAGAAAAAATCGCCGGCTGTCAAATGATAAAGAATAAGAAGTGAAACCCCTTAGTCATGTAAACAATGAAAGTGAACAGTTTTTTATCATTAGTTAATTGCGTAAATccaataaaagaattataattattaggtATCAAGTTTTATATGCATCTTAGCAAATAAGGTctgacaaattattattttttacaaattcgacataaattatctaattaaaaacCGTCTTCGGTCAATTGGTCCGTTCTCATTAACTCTCCATAGGTAGGCTAGCAGAGGGCATTGTAAAACTTAGTGATATAACAGTACTCCGCATGCGGCTAATGTCTGAATAAATGCAAATCCTtggttaatttatttagttttcaggGAAAATTTTTGCCTTCACTAAAAACTAAATACTGCAAGAAGGTActgtagaaatttttgaaacagattACAGCCAATAAATCTCTGAAGAGAGTAATATACGCGCAATTATACTAAGGAACTATGGAATATACTAAGGAATTGTACTAATGAACTTTGATATACGTGCAATTATACTAAGGAACTATGGAATATAGTAAAGAATTGTACTAAGGAACTTTGATATACGTGCAATTATACTAAGGAACTATGGAATATAGTAAGGAATTGTACAAAGGAACTTTGATATACGTGCAATTATAAGCTGAGGAACTATGGAATATACTAAGGAATTGTACTGAGGAACTTTGATATACGTGCAATTATACTAAAGAACTAACAGAATCATGTTATTTTTGCCCCATATATCCGtctatcatttcaaattttcgcTACCGAACCTAATAATATTACATGCCATGTATAATGTTTTTTGTCGCCGAACCTAATAATTTTGACTATCACATCACGtctaacgtttttttttttttttttttttttttttttttttttttttttttttNttttttttttttttttttgtaactgaaTCTAATAATTTTGGTTACCAGGTCATGTCTAATGCTTTTAGTTATAATACCTAATAATTTTCGTTGCTGAATGTAACAATGCTAATTAAAGTTGTACAATAAAATTGAGCAAGAGatcatattgataaaaaaatataataaaatatgaaataaaatattcggaAGACCTCACCTACTTTAAATATTGCCACTACACAACCTTGCCTATCACGATATGGTAAAAATcctatataatttcttaatatcaGTTGGATAACTATATCGGAGTTGGAGCTATCGAAGATTTTTCGATGGTCTCGCCTAAATATCCAATAATTTTGGAGGAGTTTGAAGGCTCTTTTCACGTTGAACTTACGAGCTCGGAGGTATTGAAGTAGGAAGGCATCGTCCATTGGtattacaaagtttttttcttctgaaatgtcaataaaatattaattaaattaaggcatgaaatatggaataatatacagcaagtgaaaaataatttacagctTATCTACAGGATTTCTAAGTCGAGAACTCCTCCGATAGGAATATCTGAGGTTGTCTGTTGCGACGGAAACAACAGTAAAGAACAATGGCAGTGAAAATAACGTATCTCTCTCAATCTAAACTAATGTAAAACAGTTTACCCGACATCCCTATTCGAAATCGTTTATTGTCGTAAGCACAGTAAGCGCCTGCAGGCAAGACTCGTGTCTGGAAAATTCTCCTGATAGCCGGACAATAAAGTCTTTATGttctaatgaatattttgaGTAGTAATATTAACAATTGACTACTGGTAGTACGATTAGCTTCAGCTATTgggcttaaaaaaaataaaaataaaattcaaaaaaaaaaacaggtgaAAGAGAGAAAAGCATTCAGAACTATCTCTTTAATTGAAAGTCAACTTCAACTAACTTTAAGAGTGAACTCCTTGTTTAACTATTCatatcagttaattttaaaatgaaaagagcaATGAGAAATCACTGGATTTGGAGCTAACTCCTTATTTTACCAATCATTTTAACTAACTTTAATATCAAAAGAGCTAGGGAAAATCACTAGATTAGGAGCAACTCTTTATTTTACCAATCATTTcagctaattttaaaagttaaagaaataggGGAAAACACTGAATTTGAAGTTAACTCCTTATTTTACCACTCATTTCAGctaattttaagatgaaaagaGCTATGGGAAATCACTGGATTTAGGGCTAACTCCTTATTTTACCAATCATTTTAACTAACTTTAATATCAAAACAACTAGGGAAAATCACTAGATTAGGAGCAACTctttattttaccattcatttcagctaattttaaaagttaaagaaataaggGAAAACACTGAATTTGAAGTTAACTCCTTATTTTACCACTCATAtcagctaattttaaaatgaaaagagctATGGGAAATCACTGGATTTGGAGCTAACTCGTTATTTTACCAATCACTTTAACTAACTTTAATATCAAAAGAACAAGAGAAAATCACTAGATTAAGAGCAACTCCTTATTTTACCAATCATTTTAACTAACTTTAATATCAAAAGATTTAGAGAAAATCACTAGATTAAGAGCAACTCTTTATTTTACCAATCATTTcagctaattttaaaagttaaggaAATGAGGAAAAACACTGAATATCAAGTTAACTCCTTATTTTACCACTCATTtcagctaattttaaaatcaaaagaaataggGAAATATCACAGTATTTTTAGCTGGCTTCTTATTTAACCACTCATTACAGATagtaattttacaatgaaaatcaCCAAGAAAAAATGCTGCATTTTGAACTAGCGCTTTATTTAATCgtttatttcagttaattttaaaatggaaaggACTATAGGAAATCACTGGATTCAGAGCAAACTCCTCATctgagctataattttaaaatgaaaaaaaaaaaaaaattgggaaaatcaCTGGATTTGGAACTAACTTACAACACTCAGCAATAAAATGACATAATGCAGTAGTGCATATGTAATAGTAATTACTTCTTATAAGAGCCCTAAAATCCTCCAATGCTTTGATTTTAACCTCTTCCGTTTCCCTAAGTTGAAGTTTTGCTTCTTCAACCATGCTTGGTGTGAGGTAGTCCATAATATAAGGTAGTTTTTCTTCGGTGTCATCCATTTTGGATTCGGATAGTTTGTCGAAGCTGGCTGATCCGCAAAGTCCCAATTTCAGCCTTTTCATAACTTTTGCAGAAGACATCGTAGATCatttaaagaactaaaaattgatcaataacaatagtttattaagagattataaaataattgtaaaattaaaaactgttagaaattttactattattaaattatatttaacgaaaagattctagatggcagcatcaaaaattgtttgcgttgagaaattttttcaatattgaattttgttgGTTTTGTTTTCTgcagtataattaaaattatattcaacaaTAGACTCTAGAGGGCAGCAcaacatatttattcagaaatgtttatttttaatttataatttcaatgaaatttaactgttgataaattatattttacagttgtagaaaaaattttaattaaaaaagcgcCTTGCAAACTaagaataattgtaaaattaaaaattgttaagaattttagtattattaaaattatatttaacaaaaagacTCTAGATGGCAGCATCAGATATTGTTTgcgttaaga
The Parasteatoda tepidariorum isolate YZ-2023 chromosome 9, CAS_Ptep_4.0, whole genome shotgun sequence genome window above contains:
- the LOC107454330 gene encoding alpha-tocopherol transfer protein-like — encoded protein: MSSAKVMKRLKLGLCGSASFDKLSESKMDDTEEKLPYIMDYLTPSMVEEAKLQLRETEEVKIKALEDFRALIRKEKNFVIPMDDAFLLQYLRARKFNVKRAFKLLQNYWIFRRDHRKIFDSSNSDIVIQLILRNYIGFLPYRDRQGCVVAIFKVGLWNPDSDNLEQLFRAIAAILIHSIQFPASQVCGYRMIFDARGLSWSQMKMCTPANILLLIHSTQHCFPARYKGFHILSENKLFNLAWSIIYPLLTSKLKRRVMLHGSDLSALLDYISPSVLPLEYGGEAESLDNIIYKDVIKENTEKVLDQLNYGYKD